In Zunongwangia sp. HGR-M22, the sequence TGATATTGCTGAAGATAATACTCCAGATTCAATTTTCCCTAATAATTGGGTTTCTTTTCATGAAAATGGAGAGATAGCTTTATATCCCATGTTTGCGGCAAACCGACGCAAAGAACGCCGTTTAGAGTATTTTGCAGAGCTGGAAGATGCCGGTTTTAAGATCACTAATATTGTAGATTATACTTCTGCTGAAGACGATGATCTTTTTCTTGAAGGAACCGGAAGTTTAATTTTGGACAGAGAAAACGAAAAAGCATATTGTGCTTTATCACCTAGAGCAGATGAAGATCTTCTAATTGAATTTTGTGAAGATTTTGAATATACTCCAGTTATTTTTAATGCGTATCAAACCGTTGAAGGCAAGCGAAAACAAATCTATCATACCAATGTAATGATGTGTGTTGCAGAAGAATTTGCTGTAGTTTGTATAGATGCTATTGATGATGCGAAAGAGCGTAAAAATCTTTTAAAACATCTAAAGCAAGATAAAAAAGAGCTTATCGTTATTTCTGAAGAACAAATGCACGAGTTTGCTGGGAATATGCTTCAGGTGAAAGGTGCTTTTGAAAAAAAATATTTAGTAATGAGCGCGCGTGCGCATCAAAGTTTAACTCCAGATCAGGTAGCTAAAATAGAGAAGCATTCACAGATTTTAAGCAGTGATCTTAATGTGATTGAAACTTGTGGTGGAGGCAGCGCAAGATGTATGCTTGCTGAAGTTTTTCTACCGAAGGCTTAAAGCAATCAAATGGTAAAAAATTAAGGCTGTTTTTTTCGAATTTCGATTACAAAAAGAACCATAATTATTGCTGTGAAAATAGCAAAAGGTAGTGAGCTAATAATTAGGAATTTTTGCATGGCATCTAGAACATCGCTCTCTGGTTTTACATTGCCAAGTAAAATAATAGCTTCAGAAAATAAAAGAATCAATACCGCCCAAATAAGGCGGTATTTCTTTTTTGGATCTTCACTGCCTTTATCACTAAACATACTTAAAACATAAATAGCCGAGTCTACCGAGGTTACCAAAAAACTAATCAATAAGATAACGGTGATAATATTTGTGATATTAGAAAACGGAAAAGATTCGAAGAATCTAAATATAGAAGTAAAGACATTGTTGAATTCTCCATTGTAAGTTTGCATGCCTTCAATAATATCAAAAGAAGATCCACCAAAAACGCTAAACCATAGAAAGCTGCCTAAAGATGGCAGGATTAAAACGCCCAATATCATTTCTCTAATAGTTCTTCCCTTTGATATTCTCGCAATAAAAATCCCTGTAAAAGGTGCCCAGGCTAGCCAAAATGACCAATAATAATACGTCCAATCTGTTAAAAATTGCTTACCAGGATTAAAGTCGCCAATGGCTAAGCTTAACTGGAAAAAGTCTTTAAGATAATAACATGTGGCTATTAAAAATTGTCGTAGTATTTCAGCAATATCTGCTTGTAGAAATACAAATATCATTAACACCATAGTGATATAAATATTCCAATTAGAAATACGTTTAATTCCCTTTTCTACACCCGAATATGCTGAAATGAATGCTAGGAGGCAAATAAGAAAAACTAATCCCATTACTATCCAAAGCGTTCCTGGTTGTTTTTCCATAAGATGGCTAAGGCCACCTTCTATTTGCGTTGTTCCTAAACCTATTGCTGCTACCAATCCAAAA encodes:
- the ctlX gene encoding citrulline utilization hydrolase CtlX — its product is MKQITDTVLMVRPVAFRMNEETAVNNYFQKELKGKDVNEKAQTEFDAFVKKLRAVGVHVIEVDDIAEDNTPDSIFPNNWVSFHENGEIALYPMFAANRRKERRLEYFAELEDAGFKITNIVDYTSAEDDDLFLEGTGSLILDRENEKAYCALSPRADEDLLIEFCEDFEYTPVIFNAYQTVEGKRKQIYHTNVMMCVAEEFAVVCIDAIDDAKERKNLLKHLKQDKKELIVISEEQMHEFAGNMLQVKGAFEKKYLVMSARAHQSLTPDQVAKIEKHSQILSSDLNVIETCGGGSARCMLAEVFLPKA
- a CDS encoding BCCT family transporter; this encodes MNFKTINTDIKNNPLFYCAALILFIFSVLIFSFTIEFYSFIDSASIWVREIFGEFYLWLGLVCVLFLLIVAFSKYGKIRLGESPPQFDRLSWIAMLYSAGMGAGILLRAVQEPVFMFQNPPLKTDYPNDIIALEFTFYQWGFTAWAFYGIFALIIGYSLFVRKNTILLGTSLPQLSKIEAAPKSIDILTILTTVFGLVAAIGLGTTQIEGGLSHLMEKQPGTLWIVMGLVFLICLLAFISAYSGVEKGIKRISNWNIYITMVLMIFVFLQADIAEILRQFLIATCYYLKDFFQLSLAIGDFNPGKQFLTDWTYYYWSFWLAWAPFTGIFIARISKGRTIREMILGVLILPSLGSFLWFSVFGGSSFDIIEGMQTYNGEFNNVFTSIFRFFESFPFSNITNIITVILLISFLVTSVDSAIYVLSMFSDKGSEDPKKKYRLIWAVLILLFSEAIILLGNVKPESDVLDAMQKFLIISSLPFAIFTAIIMVLFVIEIRKKQP